In one Desulfoferula mesophila genomic region, the following are encoded:
- a CDS encoding LDCC motif putative metal-binding protein has protein sequence MAQMIRRTEPCPICQMPVKTDGAKLVTKRDGKLYFFCAPGCRDKFLAGGRAAKPKGRWGRFLDRLARANAKEFGSSGPTCCG, from the coding sequence ATGGCCCAGATGATACGTCGAACCGAACCCTGCCCCATCTGCCAGATGCCGGTCAAGACCGACGGGGCCAAGCTGGTAACCAAGCGCGACGGCAAGCTCTACTTTTTCTGCGCTCCCGGCTGCCGGGACAAGTTCCTGGCCGGCGGCCGCGCCGCCAAGCCCAAGGGCCGCTGGGGCCGCTTTTTGGACCGCTTGGCCCGGGCCAACGCCAAGGAGTTCGGCTCTTCGGGCCCGACCTGCTGCGGCTAG
- a CDS encoding IscA/HesB family protein, with amino-acid sequence MMEVTPAASEALKAVMAEKNLEPPIRIFLQSGCSGSQLAMGVDQARDGDDTYDVDGISYVIEAKLAEVVGDMKLDYLTDAEQQGFMLSSSKPLPQPESSSCGSCSSCGC; translated from the coding sequence ATGATGGAAGTTACCCCCGCGGCCAGCGAGGCCCTCAAAGCGGTAATGGCGGAAAAAAACCTCGAACCCCCCATCCGCATCTTCCTGCAATCGGGATGCAGCGGCTCTCAGTTGGCCATGGGCGTGGATCAGGCCCGCGACGGCGATGACACCTACGACGTGGACGGCATCAGCTATGTGATCGAGGCCAAGTTGGCCGAGGTAGTGGGCGACATGAAACTGGACTATCTCACCGACGCCGAGCAGCAGGGCTTCATGCTTTCCAGCTCCAAGCCCTTGCCCCAGCCCGAAAGCAGTAGTTGCGGCAGTTGCAGTAGCTGCGGCTGCTGA
- a CDS encoding DsrE family protein: MESKADTLVLIWSSRDREVAKNMVFMYAKNSRLKNWWPAVRLVVWGPSASLLAEDAELQAELEELKRAGVELLACRACADKYGVAPRLEELGLQVIYMGAPLTEYLQTGLPVLTF, encoded by the coding sequence ATGGAAAGCAAGGCCGACACCCTGGTATTGATATGGTCTTCCCGCGACCGCGAAGTGGCCAAGAACATGGTGTTCATGTACGCCAAGAATTCCCGGCTAAAAAACTGGTGGCCCGCGGTGCGCCTGGTGGTATGGGGGCCTTCGGCCTCTCTGCTGGCCGAGGACGCCGAGCTGCAGGCCGAGCTGGAGGAACTGAAGCGGGCCGGGGTGGAGCTCTTGGCCTGCCGGGCCTGCGCCGACAAATACGGCGTGGCCCCGCGCCTGGAAGAGTTGGGCCTCCAGGTCATCTACATGGGCGCCCCGCTCACCGAATATTTGCAGACGGGGCTGCCGGTGTTGACCTTCTAG